A portion of the Drosophila sechellia strain sech25 chromosome 2R, ASM438219v1, whole genome shotgun sequence genome contains these proteins:
- the LOC6608341 gene encoding pneumococcal serine-rich repeat protein, which yields MADADDSKSGTGSGGSGSGSGRGSGAESLQLLTKLDKAVSTNDVLLDLQRALTYEAVFSTLVEHKMQALKRDYEEHKKAKRRKRKSIGRIFLPKKLFGSGSRRSSREDTPPPEEHQVQPSPPATSSGKTRAQTKGKTRTDDIEEASGSVASLQRSHPKRPDNLEDSLASTLSNSSGAQRQHKHSHSLLVRAQTHTPAQQMDVDADRRSISSDAELRLKAQLPAKHSTTFNVESELLPPISGHDNTSTTATATATVTATAHGGVLHSSTLADDSLTASLRGSLESLSYSSSRCTVSFGGAEVITASGGEAESRERARLAKRLRILEAKSISAQCSPIFPRHVVRSFPLQSPQQARLHINVPSSLAKPQPQLQVQQQQHQQLQPHVALEIETLPAPLPQRRRLLPKQISCTESGGAGDFGVAGAEAYNRYFSRQNTSEDSANVTVSTVLAQSDSQSLHATPSYANTPPAMGSRSQERRKSRSTGLLAVRPPYGVDPSAVVIPMEDGSVERGARTRALVPEKLHRMTSTSTGSSVAATGCCSATKPKERPSEAFKPSAMPSSAAMTTAQSTGSDDEYRRRKRKYKRHHRCSDPALVYPTPSGLQHYVHVLGINPDTQQPIQCPYGEDSPCDLQLDMDMDLDLDLDDADKIDDLEQMVPSGHQRHRRKHRHRHKKRHRHKKPKILVQDLDTEVVKVIDPHDLSQRARWTIIATACLLLLMCLMLIGVTLRMAPIIDDMVRQENERNFRENLERTWMMKNRTELNLQRQQMEMQQQHVVP from the exons ATGGCGGATGCGGACGATAGCAAGAGTGGCACTGGCAGCGGGGGCAGTGGTAGTGGCAGTGGTCGCGGTAGTGGCGCTGAATCCCTGCAGCTGCTGACCAAACTGGACAAGGCCGTGTCCACTAACGATGTTCTGCTGGATCTCCAACGGGCGCTCACCTACGAGGCTGTCTTCAGCACTCTGGTGGAGCACAAGATGCAGGCCCTCAAGCGGGACTACGAGGAGCACAAGAAGGCGAAGCGGCGCAAGCGGAAGTCCATCGGTCGCATTTTTCTGCCGAAAAAACTCTTTGGCAGCGGAAGTCGCCGTTCCAGCAGGGAGGACACCCCTCCACCGGAGGAGCACCAGGTCCAGCCTTCACCACCAGCCACTAGTAGCGGGAAGACCAGGGcccaaacaaaaggcaagaCCCGGACGGATGACATTGAGGAGGCCTCCGGCTCAGTGGCCAGTTTGCAGCGATCTCATCCGAAGCGCCCTGACAACTTGGAGGACAGCCTGGCCAGCACGCTGAGCAACTCCTCGGGAGCCCAGCGTCAGCACAAGCACAGCCACAGCTTACTTGTTCGCGCTCAAACGCACACGCCTGCACAGCaaatggatgtggatgcggaccGGAGATCCATTAGCTCGGATGCGGAGCTCAGATTGAAGGCCCAGCTCCCCGCCAAACATTCCACAACGTTTAACGTCGAGTCGGAACTACTGCCCCCGATCTCCGGACACGACAATACCTCGACGACTGCCACAGCAACTGCCACAGTGACCGCCACGGCCCATGGCGGAGTCCTCCACAGCTCCACGCTGGCGGACGACAGCCTGACCGCCTCGCTGCGCGGCAGCCTTGAAAGCCTCTCTTACAGTAGTTCCCGCTGCACCGTCAGCTTTGGCGGAGCGGAGGTGATCACCGCGTCCGGAGGGGAGGCGGAGTCGAGAGAGCGGGCGCGACTGGCCAAGAGACTGAGGATCCTGGAGGCCAAGTCCATCAGCGCCCAGTGCAGCCCCATCTTTCCCAGACACGTGGTTCGCTCGTTTCCGCTGCAGTCACCTCAGCAAGCG CGCCTGCACATCAATGTTCCCTCCAGTTTGGCCAAGCCTCAGCCGCAATTgcaagtgcagcagcaacagcatcagcagtTGCAACCTCACGTGGCCTTGGAGATTGAGACGCTACCCGCTCCACTTCCGCAGCGGAGGCGTCTGCTGCCCAAGCAGATATCCTGCACTGAAagcggaggagcaggagatTTCGGAGTGGCAGGAGCGGAGGCCTACAACAGGTATTTCTCCCGGCAGAACACGTCCGAGGATAGCGCCAATGTAACGGTGAGCACGGTGTTGGCGCAAAGCGATTCCCAGTCGCTGCATGCCACGCCCAGCTATGCAAATACGCCGCCGGCAATGGGCAGCAGGAGTCAGGAGCGCCGCAAGTCTCGGAGCACTGGACTGCTGGCTGTGCGACCGCCATATGGCGTGGATCCCAGTGCCGTGGTGATTCCCATGGAGGACGGGAGCGTGGAGCGTGGAGCCAGGACGAGGGCACTGGTGCCCGAAAAACTACACCGGATGACCTCAACGTCGACGGGCTCCAGTGTGGCCGCCACCGGCTGCTGCAGCGCAACGAAGCCAAAGGAGAGGCCGAGCGAAGCCTTCAAGCCCTCCGCGATGCCCTCCTCCGCAGCCATGACAACGGCCCAGAGCACGGGCAGCGACGATGAGTACCGtcggcggaaacggaagtacA AGCGCCATCATCGATGCTCGGATCCCGCACTGGTCTATCCCACGCCCAGCGGTCTCCAGCACTATGTGCACGTGCTCGGCATCAATCCGGATACACAGCAGCCCAT ACAATGCCCGTACGGTGAGGACTCGCCCTGCGACCTGCAgctggacatggacatggacttGGACCTGGACCTGGACGATGCCGATAAAATCGACGACCTTGAGCAGATGGTCCCCAGTGGTCATCAGCGGCATCGCCGAAAGCATCG ACATCGCCACAAAAAGCGACATCGgcacaaaaaaccaaaaattctGGTGCAGGACTTGGATACAGAGGTTGTTAAG GTGATCGATCCTCATGATCTGTCTCAGCGTGCTCGCTGGACAATAATTGCCACCGCATGTTTGTTACTGCTCATGTGCCTCATGTTGATTGGAGTCACTTTGCGTATGGCACCGATAATCGATGATATGG